A segment of the Candidatus Latescibacter sp. genome:
TATATATAATCCCTTAAATATGTTGACGATACATGGTATTTTTACCGATTCTTGATTTGAAGTGTTCGCTTACCGCCTGAAAGCATTCGTCGCTGGATTGGAATCGTTTTGTATGAGTAGTAACTCGCCGGAGTTCATGCCACTCCCATTCCACCGGATTGAGATCAGGAGAATACCGTGGAATATACTCAAGAACAATCCGAGGCCGAAGTGACTGATACAGTTGGATGATTTTCGATTTGTGCCATTTGGCATTATCCACATACACCAGAATGG
Coding sequences within it:
- a CDS encoding IS630 family transposase yields the protein MRLFYDEAGIALDPTIAAQWAPKGKQPLFPSSSRKERVNLGGIVNPQTGDAFVQRIKKGDSVSFIGILEWLHGLYHSYDTILVYVDNAKWHKSKIIQLYQSLRPRIVLEYIPRYSPDLNPVEWEWHELRRVTTHTKRFQSSDECFQAVSEHFKSRIGKNTMYRQHI